The following proteins are co-located in the Candidatus Accumulibacter cognatus genome:
- the rnc gene encoding ribonuclease III — protein sequence MTVSRLEQALGHTFQNRDLLQLALTHRSFTSPHNERLEFLGDAILNAVIARCLFERFPLLPEGDLSRLRASLVRQDSLHQLAVDLSLGECLRLGEGEQKSGGQQRPSILADALEALFGALWLDAGFDLASQVIVHVYAGVLKRLTSGQGIKDAKTRLQEYLQGIRLALPQYSLAGAEGEAHAQQFRVVCVIESLQIRTEGRGGSRRAAEQMAAERALESLESAHDHSRLQRS from the coding sequence ATGACCGTTTCACGTCTCGAGCAGGCGCTCGGGCATACCTTCCAGAATCGTGATCTGCTGCAACTGGCGCTGACGCATCGCAGCTTCACCTCGCCCCACAATGAGCGACTCGAGTTTCTTGGCGATGCAATACTCAATGCCGTCATCGCGCGCTGCCTGTTCGAACGTTTTCCCCTGCTTCCCGAAGGCGATCTCTCGCGACTGCGAGCCAGTCTGGTACGTCAGGACAGCCTGCACCAGCTTGCGGTGGATCTATCGCTGGGAGAATGCTTACGTCTGGGTGAGGGCGAGCAGAAGAGTGGCGGACAGCAACGACCCTCCATTCTGGCCGATGCCCTCGAAGCGCTGTTTGGCGCGCTGTGGCTGGATGCCGGTTTTGATCTTGCTAGCCAGGTGATCGTCCATGTCTATGCCGGAGTCCTGAAACGCCTTACTTCCGGACAGGGGATCAAGGATGCCAAGACGCGCTTGCAGGAGTATCTCCAGGGCATACGACTGGCCTTGCCGCAGTATTCTCTGGCAGGTGCCGAAGGCGAGGCGCATGCCCAACAGTTCAGGGTGGTCTGTGTGATCGAGTCCCTGCAAATCCGGACCGAAGGCCGCGGTGGCAGTCGCCGGGCGGCTGAACAGATGGCCGCCGAACGTGCGCTGGAAAGCCTGGAAAGCGCTCATGACCATTCCCGGCTGCAAAGATCATGA
- a CDS encoding pyridoxine 5'-phosphate synthase: MIELGVNIDHVATIRQARCTYEPDPVWAAVEAHLGGADGITIHLREDRRHIQDADVEKLRDLAQIKLNLEMAATDEMIAIACRIKPQMAMLVPEGRHEVTTEGGLDIAAQEARLTDSVARLRDTGIVSSVFIDADPAQVEAAARIGARVCEMHTGPYAHAFYTQGRDAESPAVLAELEKIRIAGDLARRLGMRFNAGHALNYFNVQPVAQLAGIRELHIGHAIISRAIFIGLREAVREMKRLLREAQACSLARPL, encoded by the coding sequence ATGATCGAACTTGGCGTCAACATCGACCATGTGGCGACGATCCGGCAGGCACGCTGCACCTACGAGCCCGACCCGGTCTGGGCGGCCGTCGAAGCGCATCTCGGCGGCGCCGATGGCATCACCATCCACCTGCGCGAGGACCGGCGACACATCCAGGATGCCGACGTCGAGAAACTGCGCGACCTGGCACAGATCAAGCTCAACCTCGAAATGGCAGCGACCGACGAGATGATCGCGATTGCCTGCCGGATCAAGCCACAAATGGCCATGCTGGTGCCCGAGGGGCGCCATGAAGTGACCACCGAAGGCGGGCTCGATATCGCCGCCCAAGAAGCCCGGCTCACCGATTCGGTGGCCCGACTCCGCGATACCGGCATCGTCAGCAGCGTGTTCATCGATGCCGACCCGGCACAGGTGGAAGCCGCGGCACGCATTGGCGCGCGCGTCTGCGAAATGCACACCGGTCCGTATGCACACGCCTTCTATACACAGGGACGCGATGCCGAAAGTCCGGCCGTGCTCGCCGAACTCGAAAAAATTCGCATCGCCGGAGACCTGGCACGACGACTCGGAATGCGATTCAACGCCGGCCATGCGCTCAACTACTTCAATGTGCAACCGGTTGCCCAACTCGCCGGCATCCGCGAACTTCATATCGGGCATGCGATCATCAGCCGTGCCATCTTCATCGGCCTGCGTGAGGCGGTAAGGGAAATGAAGCGCCTGCTGCGAGAGGCGCAAGCTTGCTCGCTGGCACGGCCTTTATAG
- the lepB gene encoding signal peptidase I — protein MNFALILFVLLLISGAIWAVDACFLRKRRPAGAKDPWWVEYGASFFPVILVVFVLRSFLVEPFKIPSGSMIPTLQVGDFILVNKYTYGIRLPVLNRKIIDINNPQRGDVMVFRYPEDPSLDYIKRVIGVPGDSIAYLNKKLTINGQPVPTTRIDDYLHSERLYYSRQFIERLDSAQHQTLNDEDAPPYIQGPVQFPNRQDCSYNAAGVICKVPPGQYFVMGDNRDNSRDSRYWGFVPEQNIVGKAFFIWLNFSDLKRIGSFR, from the coding sequence GTGAATTTTGCGTTGATTCTGTTTGTCCTGTTGCTGATCAGTGGCGCGATCTGGGCAGTCGATGCCTGTTTTCTGCGCAAGCGACGCCCGGCCGGTGCCAAGGACCCTTGGTGGGTCGAGTACGGGGCGAGTTTCTTCCCGGTGATTCTGGTGGTTTTCGTTCTGCGTTCGTTTCTCGTCGAACCGTTCAAGATTCCCTCGGGATCAATGATCCCGACCCTGCAGGTCGGTGATTTCATTCTGGTCAACAAATACACCTATGGCATTCGCCTGCCGGTACTGAACCGCAAGATCATCGACATCAACAATCCGCAACGCGGGGATGTGATGGTCTTCCGTTATCCCGAGGATCCTTCTCTCGACTATATCAAACGGGTGATCGGCGTGCCGGGTGACAGCATCGCTTATTTGAACAAGAAACTGACGATCAACGGTCAGCCGGTGCCGACCACGCGGATCGACGATTATCTGCACTCGGAGCGTCTTTACTATTCGCGGCAGTTCATCGAGAGGCTGGACTCAGCACAGCATCAAACCCTCAACGATGAAGATGCTCCGCCGTATATTCAAGGTCCGGTGCAGTTTCCCAACCGACAGGATTGTTCCTACAATGCGGCAGGGGTAATCTGCAAGGTACCGCCGGGTCAGTACTTCGTGATGGGCGACAATCGCGACAACAGCCGCGATAGCCGTTATTGGGGTTTCGTTCCGGAACAAAACATCGTTGGGAAGGCGTTTTTCATCTGGTTGAATTTCAGTGATCTGAAACGGATCGGCTCATTCAGGTAA
- the pgsA gene encoding CDP-diacylglycerol--glycerol-3-phosphate 3-phosphatidyltransferase, which translates to MPLNIPILLTWLRIILIPLLIAIYYVPEGWIQGIGRDCAATLIFVAAAMTDWLDGYLARRWRQTSAFGAFLDPVADKLMVAAALIILVQLGRLDATLAMIIIGREITISALREWMARIGAHKSVAVSMIGKIKTTAQMAAIPMLLYYAPLLGLDIYQWGVWLIYVAAVLTLWSMGYYMRMAWPYLIEEDRQR; encoded by the coding sequence ATGCCACTGAACATACCCATCCTGTTGACCTGGCTGCGAATCATTTTGATCCCACTTCTGATCGCCATCTACTACGTTCCGGAGGGATGGATTCAGGGTATCGGGCGTGACTGTGCGGCAACGTTGATCTTTGTTGCCGCTGCCATGACCGATTGGCTTGACGGCTATCTCGCACGACGCTGGCGGCAGACTTCGGCATTTGGCGCCTTCCTTGACCCGGTCGCCGATAAGCTGATGGTTGCCGCAGCGCTGATTATCCTCGTCCAGCTCGGCCGTCTCGACGCCACTCTGGCGATGATCATCATCGGTCGCGAGATCACGATTTCCGCCTTGCGCGAGTGGATGGCGCGGATCGGTGCCCACAAGAGTGTCGCCGTGTCGATGATTGGCAAGATCAAGACCACTGCACAGATGGCCGCCATCCCGATGCTGCTTTATTACGCACCGTTGCTTGGTCTCGATATCTATCAGTGGGGTGTCTGGTTGATCTACGTGGCGGCCGTGCTGACGCTCTGGTCGATGGGTTATTACATGCGGATGGCGTGGCCATACCTGATCGAAGAGGATCGCCAACGGTGA
- the uvrC gene encoding excinuclease ABC subunit UvrC yields MTEPFDAKSLLATVTELPGVYRMLDGAGQVLYVGKAKNLRKRLASYFRDNPPSPRIAMMVAQIARVETTVTRSEAEALLLENNLIKSLSPRYNILFRDDKSYPYIVLTHDNYPRLGFFRGATDRHADYFGPFPSSPAVRESIHLLQKMFRLRTCENSVFNNRSRPCLLYQIKRCSGPCVGLVEPARYAEDVQRAAMFLQGRQQDVIGSLSAAMDQAAARLAFEQAAVYRDQIQSLRQVQEKQYVESGNAGDVDIVVAIEYTGLLCVNLAMVRGGRHLGDRPQFPVSTVDCVASSPPEALTAFLYQHYPLHPIPPRILVNLALSDEELADWLSATARQPIRVGKARLTLQRVWVEMAEQNARLAIDARRSVLSRQGARLEALRQTLGLDIEDGKEARIECFDISHTQGDSTVAACVVYQGSGMRKSEYRRFNVEGIQPGDDHAAIRQVVHRRYEKLLRSDGVVPTLILIDGGSSQVSAAAAALAELGLGHLPMLGVAKGETRKPGLETLVFADGREPLQLSPEDHALHLIQEVRDEAHRFAVSGHRARRGKASRSSRLEEIGGIGPKRRKALISRFGGLQGISDAGIDQLTAVPGISRELAEKIYAALH; encoded by the coding sequence ATGACCGAACCCTTCGACGCCAAATCCCTGCTTGCCACCGTGACCGAATTGCCGGGCGTTTATCGGATGCTCGACGGCGCTGGTCAGGTGCTCTACGTCGGCAAGGCAAAAAATCTCCGCAAGCGGCTTGCTTCGTACTTCCGCGACAATCCTCCGAGCCCGCGCATCGCCATGATGGTGGCACAGATAGCCCGCGTCGAGACTACCGTGACGCGTTCCGAGGCCGAAGCGCTGCTGCTTGAAAATAATCTCATCAAGAGCCTGTCGCCACGCTACAACATTCTCTTTCGTGACGACAAGTCCTATCCCTACATCGTCCTCACGCACGACAATTACCCGCGCCTGGGTTTCTTCCGAGGCGCCACCGACCGGCATGCCGACTATTTCGGTCCTTTTCCGTCTTCACCGGCGGTGCGCGAGAGCATCCATCTGCTTCAGAAAATGTTTCGTCTGCGTACCTGTGAGAATTCGGTGTTCAACAACCGTTCACGACCGTGCCTGTTGTACCAGATCAAGCGTTGCTCCGGACCCTGCGTCGGACTCGTCGAGCCAGCGCGCTACGCCGAGGATGTGCAGAGGGCGGCAATGTTTCTGCAGGGACGACAACAGGATGTGATCGGCAGTCTGTCGGCCGCCATGGATCAGGCGGCAGCCAGGCTCGCTTTCGAACAGGCTGCGGTCTACCGTGACCAGATCCAGTCCTTGCGGCAGGTGCAGGAAAAACAGTACGTCGAGAGCGGCAACGCGGGCGATGTGGATATCGTCGTCGCCATTGAATATACCGGCCTGCTGTGCGTGAACCTGGCGATGGTTCGTGGTGGTCGGCATCTCGGCGACCGACCGCAATTTCCGGTCAGTACCGTCGATTGCGTGGCCTCGTCGCCGCCTGAGGCGCTGACTGCATTTCTCTATCAGCATTATCCCCTACACCCGATCCCGCCGAGAATTCTCGTCAATCTGGCCCTGTCTGATGAGGAGCTTGCTGATTGGCTCAGTGCTACGGCGAGGCAGCCGATCAGGGTAGGTAAAGCGAGACTGACCCTGCAGCGCGTCTGGGTCGAAATGGCCGAACAGAACGCCCGCCTGGCAATCGACGCGCGCCGCAGCGTGCTGTCACGGCAGGGCGCACGGCTTGAAGCGCTGCGTCAGACGCTGGGTCTCGACATCGAGGACGGCAAGGAGGCACGCATCGAGTGTTTCGACATCAGCCACACCCAAGGAGATTCGACCGTGGCGGCCTGTGTGGTCTATCAGGGAAGTGGCATGCGCAAGTCCGAATATCGCCGCTTCAATGTCGAGGGTATCCAACCCGGTGACGACCACGCAGCCATCCGGCAGGTGGTCCACCGCCGTTACGAAAAGCTGTTGCGCAGTGACGGCGTCGTACCGACGCTGATCCTGATCGATGGCGGCAGCAGCCAGGTCAGTGCTGCAGCCGCAGCCCTCGCTGAACTCGGGCTGGGCCACCTGCCGATGCTCGGTGTCGCCAAGGGAGAAACGCGCAAGCCGGGCCTGGAAACCCTGGTTTTCGCAGATGGCCGTGAGCCGTTACAATTGTCTCCTGAAGATCACGCCCTGCACCTGATTCAGGAAGTCCGAGACGAGGCGCACCGCTTCGCGGTTTCCGGTCATCGCGCTCGGCGTGGCAAGGCTTCGCGCAGTTCACGCCTGGAAGAGATCGGCGGTATCGGACCCAAGCGGCGCAAGGCGCTGATTTCCCGTTTTGGAGGTCTGCAGGGAATCTCCGATGCCGGGATAGACCAACTGACAGCAGTTCCTGGAATCAGTCGGGAGCTGGCCGAGAAAATTTACGCAGCGTTGCACTGA
- a CDS encoding DUF4845 domain-containing protein — protein sequence MNRQRGVALSGLIVWGVLISLVAVLVIRVLPDVIEYYKIRHALKAVAEESNGRTVPEIRQAFGKYLEIEHIKTISPADLDIFKEDNRLIIAFAYERRIPLVANVSLLIDFRGSSSGRGF from the coding sequence ATGAATCGTCAGCGTGGTGTGGCCCTTTCGGGCCTGATAGTCTGGGGTGTTCTGATTAGTTTGGTAGCCGTTCTCGTGATCCGAGTGCTTCCCGATGTCATTGAATATTACAAGATCCGGCATGCGCTCAAGGCGGTGGCTGAAGAATCCAACGGCAGGACGGTGCCCGAGATCCGGCAGGCTTTTGGGAAATATCTGGAAATAGAGCACATCAAAACGATCAGCCCGGCTGATCTCGATATCTTCAAGGAGGACAACCGGCTAATCATTGCCTTTGCTTACGAGAGGCGGATTCCCCTAGTCGCCAATGTCAGCCTGTTAATCGATTTTCGGGGTTCGTCATCAGGCCGCGGTTTCTAG
- a CDS encoding CHASE domain-containing protein yields MTCLSSWNVRQELQTSHFKEFQWAAGDRIQAVHSVVDQGLDALLEIRGLFYAAKGIEEQAFRVFTDSILKRRPYIHSLLWAPLPNASQRALPGAATGTSPADPAVANGREDAIAGPPRVPVLLAAARTESAAAQGVDLNLTVELAALLRRARESGNIAVSSRIDLVQPGNATVPVIYAVLPVYSPGHSHSTAATLGARRQADPLGFVVGVYDIEELVHVAINLLEPRGVEVLVRDDSAGSDKQFLHFYASRLEPRATSTASGRMPVYDEDQPRMEARIPVGDRNWSIICVATHNFRSAEAFTEAHWTVLVGGFLFTALLTFYLVRSRRELENRIQLTLTIYEREELFRQLAETVDVVFWAINAEATRIEYIGPAFRQLAGREAMLDGLAGAAPSLLLDVFASDDRHTLLEAIRQLQAEGERFTVVLPVSRGERGLRWLRVCGFPVREAGSPLSRIVGFLEDITEHKLAEDALRDSEAKLRTLFNHSPDLIFTVDGEARILLTNRPLPYPVGGVGEKRSELILPAEVREGYLEKLRQVFRSGRIEHFQYNSSDATWWEIRMVPISSANVVTTVMAAMVVITDITENRKLQWQAIRSARLASLGVLSAGIAHEINNPNHAILANAPLLARIWQDALPILNEYEQEQGSFMLAGLSFEQARQTISRGMRDIAENAKRIQKIVDNLKHLGKQDRGHMNELADIGKILHAVVILLDTRIHKHTDAFTLDLPTALPTVKGNVQQLEQVFINVIVNALESLPDRSSSVKVSARTEQAGNRLIVQVEDQGKGIAEEVMAQIGEPFFTTKADSGGTGLGLSISLSIVEKHGGVLRFEANHHLGTTVSIDLPISTEE; encoded by the coding sequence ATGACCTGTCTGTCATCGTGGAATGTCCGTCAGGAGCTGCAGACCAGCCATTTCAAGGAATTCCAGTGGGCGGCCGGCGACCGCATTCAGGCTGTACATTCGGTCGTCGACCAGGGGCTCGACGCACTACTGGAAATCCGCGGACTGTTTTACGCCGCCAAGGGGATCGAAGAGCAGGCGTTCCGGGTCTTTACCGATTCCATCCTCAAGCGCCGGCCCTACATCCATAGCCTGTTGTGGGCCCCGTTGCCAAATGCATCGCAGCGTGCACTGCCCGGAGCGGCAACCGGTACGTCGCCGGCAGATCCCGCGGTGGCAAATGGCCGCGAGGATGCAATCGCCGGACCACCGCGCGTGCCGGTGCTTCTTGCCGCTGCGCGCACCGAGTCGGCGGCTGCCCAGGGCGTCGACCTGAACTTGACGGTTGAGCTTGCGGCATTGCTGCGGCGGGCCAGAGAGAGTGGCAACATCGCGGTCAGCAGCCGTATCGACCTCGTGCAGCCCGGCAACGCAACAGTGCCGGTGATTTATGCGGTGCTGCCGGTCTATTCTCCCGGCCATTCGCACAGCACTGCTGCCACACTCGGTGCCCGCCGGCAGGCCGATCCGCTGGGATTCGTGGTGGGCGTCTACGACATTGAGGAACTCGTGCATGTTGCCATCAATCTGCTTGAGCCGCGCGGGGTCGAAGTTCTGGTGCGGGACGATTCGGCTGGCAGTGACAAGCAGTTTCTTCACTTTTATGCCAGTAGGCTGGAGCCGCGTGCCACTTCCACAGCCAGTGGCCGGATGCCGGTTTACGACGAGGATCAGCCACGCATGGAGGCCAGGATTCCCGTCGGCGACCGTAACTGGTCGATCATCTGCGTTGCCACCCATAATTTCCGGAGTGCCGAGGCCTTCACCGAGGCGCACTGGACGGTTCTCGTCGGAGGCTTCCTGTTCACCGCACTGCTCACTTTCTACCTGGTGCGCAGCCGTCGCGAACTGGAGAATCGAATCCAGCTGACGCTGACCATCTATGAGCGCGAGGAACTGTTTCGCCAGCTGGCCGAAACCGTCGATGTCGTATTCTGGGCGATCAATGCCGAGGCGACACGGATCGAATACATTGGTCCGGCTTTCAGACAACTTGCAGGCCGCGAGGCAATGCTCGATGGCCTCGCCGGTGCCGCGCCGTCGCTGCTGCTCGACGTCTTCGCGTCCGACGACCGGCACACGCTGCTTGAGGCAATCCGCCAGTTGCAGGCCGAGGGCGAGCGTTTTACCGTCGTTTTGCCGGTTTCACGTGGCGAACGGGGCTTGCGCTGGCTGCGGGTCTGCGGCTTCCCGGTACGCGAAGCGGGCAGTCCGCTGAGCCGCATCGTCGGTTTTCTCGAGGACATTACCGAGCACAAGCTGGCCGAGGATGCGCTGCGCGATTCGGAAGCGAAGTTGCGTACGCTGTTCAATCATTCGCCGGACCTGATCTTTACGGTCGATGGCGAGGCCCGGATCTTGCTCACCAACCGGCCGCTACCGTATCCGGTCGGCGGGGTCGGCGAGAAACGATCGGAACTGATCCTCCCTGCGGAGGTTCGCGAGGGTTACCTCGAGAAACTGCGGCAGGTGTTCCGGAGCGGACGCATCGAGCATTTCCAGTACAACTCGAGTGATGCCACTTGGTGGGAGATCCGCATGGTGCCGATCAGTTCGGCGAATGTGGTGACTACGGTGATGGCGGCAATGGTGGTGATTACCGACATCACCGAGAATCGCAAGCTGCAGTGGCAGGCGATCCGCAGCGCTCGCCTGGCTTCCCTCGGTGTCCTCTCGGCGGGCATCGCCCACGAAATCAACAACCCCAATCACGCCATTCTGGCGAATGCACCCCTGTTGGCCCGCATCTGGCAGGATGCCCTGCCGATCCTCAACGAGTATGAACAGGAGCAGGGCAGCTTCATGCTTGCCGGCCTGAGTTTCGAGCAGGCGCGCCAGACCATTTCGAGAGGGATGCGCGACATCGCCGAAAACGCCAAACGGATTCAGAAGATCGTCGATAATCTCAAGCACCTCGGGAAGCAGGATCGCGGACATATGAACGAACTCGCCGACATCGGGAAGATCCTGCATGCCGTGGTGATCCTGCTCGATACCCGTATCCACAAACATACCGATGCCTTTACGCTGGACTTGCCGACAGCGTTGCCGACGGTCAAGGGCAATGTGCAGCAGCTCGAGCAGGTGTTCATCAACGTCATCGTCAACGCCCTCGAGTCCTTGCCTGATCGCAGTAGCTCGGTCAAGGTTTCGGCGCGGACGGAGCAGGCTGGAAATCGGCTGATCGTACAGGTCGAGGATCAGGGAAAAGGCATCGCCGAGGAGGTCATGGCGCAGATTGGCGAGCCCTTCTTCACCACCAAGGCCGACAGCGGTGGCACCGGTCTGGGCCTGTCGATTTCGTTGTCGATTGTCGAAAAACACGGTGGCGTACTGCGTTTCGAAGCCAACCACCATCTTGGCACCACGGTCAGCATCGACCTGCCGATCAGCACGGAGGAGTGA
- the era gene encoding GTPase Era: MNETRSGQIAIVGRPNVGKSTLLNQLIGEKLSIVSRRAQTTRHRILGILTRPDAQYVFVDTPGFQTRYGNALNRAMNRDVRQALAEVDVVLFVVEAGRFDDRDRVVRQLIPDDRPVIIVVNKIDQCKNKAQLLPFLARLAGEGRFTAIVPVSAMRGVQTEALLSETRKHLPNTEWLYGEDEMTDRSERFLAAEYIREKLFRLIGDELPYVAAVEIEKFVVDGALRRISAAILVDREGHKPIIIGSGGAIIKRIASEARQDMQRMFDGQVFLEVFVKVKSGWADDERMLKTLGYD, encoded by the coding sequence ATGAATGAAACCCGTAGTGGGCAGATCGCCATTGTCGGCCGCCCTAACGTCGGCAAGTCGACCCTGCTTAACCAGCTGATTGGCGAGAAGCTCAGCATCGTCTCTCGGCGGGCACAGACCACCCGTCACCGCATCCTGGGCATTCTCACCAGACCGGATGCACAGTACGTTTTTGTCGATACGCCAGGTTTCCAGACGCGTTATGGCAATGCGCTGAACCGGGCGATGAATCGCGACGTTCGACAGGCGCTGGCCGAAGTCGACGTTGTCCTGTTTGTTGTCGAGGCTGGGCGCTTTGACGATCGCGACCGGGTGGTGCGCCAGCTCATCCCGGATGACCGTCCAGTGATCATCGTGGTGAACAAGATCGACCAGTGCAAGAACAAGGCGCAACTCCTGCCGTTCCTCGCCCGCCTCGCCGGTGAAGGTCGGTTCACGGCGATCGTTCCGGTCAGCGCGATGCGCGGCGTACAGACTGAAGCCCTGCTCAGCGAGACGCGCAAGCATTTGCCGAACACCGAGTGGCTGTATGGCGAGGATGAAATGACCGACCGCAGTGAAAGATTTCTGGCCGCCGAGTACATTCGCGAAAAACTCTTTCGCCTGATCGGCGACGAGCTGCCCTATGTTGCTGCCGTCGAGATCGAAAAGTTCGTCGTCGACGGGGCATTGCGGCGTATCAGCGCCGCCATTCTGGTCGATCGCGAAGGGCACAAGCCGATCATCATCGGCAGCGGCGGCGCAATCATCAAACGCATTGCCTCCGAGGCACGCCAGGACATGCAGCGGATGTTCGATGGTCAGGTGTTTCTCGAAGTCTTTGTCAAGGTCAAGTCAGGCTGGGCCGACGATGAGCGAATGCTCAAGACTCTTGGCTACGACTAG
- the nagZ gene encoding beta-N-acetylhexosaminidase, with protein MNTRLPLGPLMIDIAGLQLSDLEQERLCHPLVGGLILFARNYASPQQLEQLTAAVHALRSPALPIAIDHEGGRVQRCRDGFTRLPAMRRLGEQWDRDPQAAWLAARGIGYVLAAELRARGVDLSFTPVLDLDWGRSSVIGDRSLHANPVAVVRLAGALIEGLHRAGMAACGKHFPGHGWVEADSHVALPVDERELEELAPDIEPYRRLELDAVMPAHVIYRRLDPRPAGFSRFWTGMLRNQLGFNGVIFSDDLSMAGASVAGGICERCTAAWDAGCDLLLVCNSPDAVGELLANWQPPGDPLRSQRVERLVPTSPAVDWTDLQQDWLYWTGVATASSLLA; from the coding sequence ATGAATACCCGACTCCCGCTTGGCCCGCTGATGATCGACATTGCCGGGCTGCAATTGTCCGACCTTGAACAAGAGCGCTTGTGCCACCCTCTGGTCGGTGGCCTGATCCTGTTCGCACGCAATTACGCCTCGCCGCAGCAACTCGAGCAACTCACGGCTGCGGTGCATGCCTTGCGCTCACCGGCACTGCCGATTGCCATCGACCATGAAGGGGGCCGGGTGCAACGCTGTCGTGACGGTTTCACCCGCTTGCCGGCGATGCGCCGTCTCGGCGAGCAATGGGACCGCGACCCACAAGCAGCCTGGCTGGCTGCGCGCGGGATTGGCTATGTTCTCGCCGCGGAATTGCGCGCGCGCGGGGTCGACCTGTCATTCACGCCAGTACTTGATCTCGACTGGGGGCGCAGCAGCGTGATCGGCGATCGCTCGTTGCACGCCAACCCGGTTGCGGTGGTGCGGCTGGCCGGTGCGCTGATCGAAGGCCTGCACCGAGCCGGGATGGCCGCCTGCGGAAAGCACTTTCCGGGGCATGGCTGGGTCGAGGCCGATTCGCATGTCGCGCTGCCGGTCGACGAACGCGAACTCGAAGAACTGGCGCCAGACATCGAACCCTACCGCCGGCTCGAACTCGACGCGGTGATGCCGGCACATGTCATCTATCGGCGGCTGGACCCGCGTCCTGCAGGTTTCTCGCGTTTCTGGACAGGCATGCTGCGTAATCAGCTTGGTTTCAACGGCGTCATCTTCAGTGACGATCTGTCGATGGCCGGCGCCAGCGTTGCCGGCGGCATCTGCGAGCGTTGTACCGCTGCCTGGGATGCGGGCTGCGACCTGTTGCTGGTATGCAACTCGCCGGATGCGGTCGGCGAATTACTGGCGAACTGGCAACCTCCAGGCGACCCATTGCGGTCACAGCGCGTCGAGCGTCTTGTGCCGACCAGCCCTGCTGTCGACTGGACCGATCTGCAGCAGGATTGGCTATACTGGACCGGGGTAGCGACAGCCAGCAGCCTGCTGGCCTGA
- the recO gene encoding DNA repair protein RecO: MTQRPKVDAQPAFVLHAYPYSETSLIVDVFSRDHGRVALMARGARRPRSVLRGLLQAFQPLELGWTGRGEVQTLIKAEWQGGQPLLAGKALFCGYYLNELLMHLLPREDAHARLFAVYAETLRRFADGAQESDLRCFERALLQELGYGLTLETDAAGVAIDIHAAYAYEIERGPVRLPAPGGSVSAVSGRTLLDLAREDFSDPRSLAEAKQLMRTLINHYTDGKSLASRRIFRELHEL, encoded by the coding sequence GTGACGCAGCGACCCAAGGTCGATGCCCAGCCGGCTTTCGTCCTGCACGCCTATCCTTACAGCGAAACCAGCCTGATCGTCGACGTCTTTTCTCGCGACCATGGTCGTGTCGCGCTCATGGCGCGCGGCGCGCGCCGGCCACGTTCGGTCCTGCGCGGTCTCCTGCAAGCGTTTCAGCCACTCGAACTCGGCTGGACAGGTCGCGGTGAGGTGCAAACGCTGATCAAGGCCGAGTGGCAGGGCGGGCAACCGCTGCTGGCAGGCAAGGCGCTGTTCTGCGGCTACTACCTGAACGAGCTGTTGATGCACCTGTTGCCGCGCGAGGACGCGCATGCCCGACTTTTCGCGGTCTATGCCGAAACCTTGCGGCGTTTCGCAGATGGCGCTCAGGAGTCCGATCTGCGCTGTTTCGAGCGGGCGCTGCTGCAGGAACTCGGATACGGCCTGACGCTTGAAACCGATGCCGCGGGTGTCGCTATCGACATCCATGCAGCCTACGCTTACGAGATCGAGCGTGGTCCGGTGCGACTGCCGGCACCCGGTGGCTCGGTGTCGGCGGTCAGCGGCCGGACGCTGCTTGACTTGGCGCGCGAGGATTTCTCCGATCCGCGCTCGCTGGCCGAAGCCAAGCAACTGATGCGCACCTTGATCAACCATTATACCGATGGCAAGAGTCTCGCCAGCCGCAGGATTTTTAGGGAGCTACACGAACTATGA
- the acpS gene encoding holo-ACP synthase, with protein MIAGIGTDIVAVARLGKLYERHGQRALVKLLSPREHAEFAGVRDPARFLAKRFAAKEAFGKALGIGLVAPATLPSIGIDHDSLGRPLFEYAAPLAAHLAQRRLVAHLTISDEHDFAVAFVIMEQQ; from the coding sequence ATGATCGCAGGCATTGGTACCGACATCGTCGCCGTGGCTCGCCTTGGCAAGCTATACGAGCGGCACGGTCAGCGTGCCCTGGTGAAACTCCTGTCGCCGAGGGAACATGCCGAATTTGCTGGCGTTCGCGATCCGGCCAGGTTTCTTGCCAAGCGTTTTGCCGCCAAGGAAGCTTTTGGCAAAGCGCTCGGTATCGGCTTGGTCGCGCCCGCCACCCTGCCAAGCATCGGCATTGACCACGATTCGCTGGGCCGACCGTTGTTCGAATACGCGGCGCCACTCGCCGCCCACCTCGCGCAGCGCCGGCTCGTCGCGCACCTGACCATCAGTGACGAGCACGACTTCGCGGTCGCTTTTGTGATCATGGAGCAGCAATGA